The genomic interval GCAAGCAATTGGGGCTATAGTCAACATCTGAACATTTATGGGAGAGTCAATCTTGGCCTCCCATTTTTTTTCAAAAAATGCTAAGATGGAGATAGTAAGGTTCAATAAATTAATATCACCCAAAGGGTGACCAGCCTCTGGCTGGAACCAGTAAATCAATAAATTATGTTAAAATACAAAAACATTATATTATTCGGTCCCCAGGGCAGCGGCAAGGGAACTCAAGCAGATATTTTGGCAGAAAAGTTTGGGATGCCGCATATTTCTACAGGCGAGATTTTTCGGCAGGAAATTAAAGAGCACACGGAAATTGGTAAAATGGCCGAGCAGATTATCAATGCCGGGAGTTTAATGCCCGATGATGTTACCAACGAAATCGTGGCCAAACGTCTTAAAAAAGAAGCTACTCAAGAAGGATTTATCCTTGAAGGTTATCCGCGTAATATTAACCAAGCAAAAGCCTTAGATAGTGTGATAGGCATTGATTTGGCTTTAGAGGTTTGGATTAGCGATGACGAGGCTGTGATGCGGATTGGAGGCAGGCGAACTTGTCCAAAATGCGGAGCGATTTATCATTTGAAATTTAAGCCGCCCAGACAGGACAGAGTGTGCGATGTTGACAGCGAGGAACTGGTAATCCGGGATGATGATAAGGAAGAAGCAGTGCGCAAGCGGCTTGCTGATTATCACGAGCAAACAGAACCGTTGATTGATTTTTATAAAGAAAAAAATATATACAAAAGGATTAATGGCATGCCGCCGATATCGGAAGTGACGGAAAGTATTATGGAAGTTGTTGAAGGGTGATTTTATGTTTATCGCAGAGAACATGAATTATCACTAGTTATTGGTCATTAGCAACTAGGGTTTTGTTGAATAACATCTTAAAATTATCCCTAGTGACCAGTGACGGGTTACTATTTTTATGATTATAATCAAAACTCAAAAAGAAATAGAATTAATGCAGGAAGGTGGAAAGGTTTTGGCTCAAGTGTTAAAAAAAGTAATCCAAGCAGTTAAACCGGGGGTTACTACTATTGAATTAGATAAGTTAGCTCGAAAGTTAATTAAAGACGCGGGTGGGGAGCCCAGTTTTTTGAATTATAATAATTTTCCTTGCGCTTTGTGTACTTCAATTGATGATGCGGTGGTTCATGGAATTCCTAAAAAAGATGAAATAGTCAAAAATGGCAATATCATTGGTCTTGATTTGGGTTTAAAATATAAAAATTATTATACTGATATGGCAGTAACATTGGCCGTGGGCAGAGTTTCAAAAATTGGACGAAAGTTGATTAAAACCGCGAGCAGAGCTTTGGATATTGGTATGGAGCAAGTAAAACCCGGCAACCATGTCGGTGATATTGGTGCGGCAATTCAGCAGTATACTGAATCGCAAGGATTTTCAGTGGTTAGAGATTTAGTGGGACACGGAGTAGGCAAGGATGTCCATGAGCAGCCTAGGGTTGCGAATTTTGGTATCACGGGAACTGGCGAGAAAATAGAAGCTGGCATGACTTTAGCCTTAGAGCCCATGATTTGCGAAAAAGGTTATCAGGTTAAAACCACTCCAGATAAGTGGACCGTGGTGACGGTGGACGGGGGATTAGCCGCGCATTTTGAACACACCGTGGTGGTGACTGAAAGTGGCTGTGAGATTTTGACATGTTAACTTTTTTATGATATTATAATACTACGATATTACGATATTACGATATTACGATATATCGTAATATCGTAGTATGGAAACCATGAAAGGAGGTAAAAAATTTATGTCAAAATATGACCCCAGTAAATTGTCTAAAAGGCATCGCGATGTCCTCATGAAAGAGTTTAGTACAATTCTTTCTAGTTTGGGAAATTCTCAGAAGATTCGTAATTTTTTACGCGATTTACTCACCGAAAGCGAGGAAGTTATGTTGGCACGTCGTTTACAAATAGCCAAGATGTTAACGAGTAATCACACTTACGGTGATATTAGATCTAAATTAAAAGTTGGATATGAGAACATCAAGTCAGTCAAACATTTTCTTGATTTTGGCTGGGGTGGATA from Patescibacteria group bacterium carries:
- the map gene encoding type I methionyl aminopeptidase yields the protein MIIIKTQKEIELMQEGGKVLAQVLKKVIQAVKPGVTTIELDKLARKLIKDAGGEPSFLNYNNFPCALCTSIDDAVVHGIPKKDEIVKNGNIIGLDLGLKYKNYYTDMAVTLAVGRVSKIGRKLIKTASRALDIGMEQVKPGNHVGDIGAAIQQYTESQGFSVVRDLVGHGVGKDVHEQPRVANFGITGTGEKIEAGMTLALEPMICEKGYQVKTTPDKWTVVTVDGGLAAHFEHTVVVTESGCEILTC
- a CDS encoding adenylate kinase, which gives rise to MLKYKNIILFGPQGSGKGTQADILAEKFGMPHISTGEIFRQEIKEHTEIGKMAEQIINAGSLMPDDVTNEIVAKRLKKEATQEGFILEGYPRNINQAKALDSVIGIDLALEVWISDDEAVMRIGGRRTCPKCGAIYHLKFKPPRQDRVCDVDSEELVIRDDDKEEAVRKRLADYHEQTEPLIDFYKEKNIYKRINGMPPISEVTESIMEVVEG
- a CDS encoding trp operon repressor — protein: MKGGKKFMSKYDPSKLSKRHRDVLMKEFSTILSSLGNSQKIRNFLRDLLTESEEVMLARRLQIAKMLTSNHTYGDIRSKLKVGYENIKSVKHFLDFGWGGYLEAVNKTRKKKGKGK